From Cryptomeria japonica unplaced genomic scaffold, Sugi_1.0 HiC_scaffold_46, whole genome shotgun sequence, a single genomic window includes:
- the LOC131862549 gene encoding putative germin-like protein 2-3, whose amino-acid sequence MGNRMIYFTLGLFLLICWYSDNVMAADSDPLQDFCVADKESMVKVNGFVCKDPKDVSAEDFFFGGLGQAGNTDNAVGSNVTMANVMQIPGLNTFGISLVRIDYAVGGINPPHTHPRATEVLVLLEGQLLVGFIDTTNKFFSKTLEKGDVFVFPKALVHFQQNVGHENAVAIAALSSQLPGAQTIANSLFAADPPLPDSVLAKAFRITQELADYIQKKFA is encoded by the exons ATGGGTAACCGCATGATTTACTTCACGTTGGGACTTTTCCTATTGATATGTTGGTACAGTGATAATGTCATGGCAGCGGATTCCGATCCCTTGCAAGATTTCTGCGTCGCAGACAAGGAAAGCATGG TTAAGGTGAACGGGTTCGTTTGCAAAGATCCCAAGGATGTTTCGGCAGAGGACTTCTTCTTCGGGGGACTTGGGCAGGCAGGGAACACCGACAATGCAGTGGGCTCCAATGTAACGATGGCCAATGTTATGCAGATACCGGGCCTCAACACCTTCGGAATATCGTTGGTCCGTATCGATTACGCAgtgggtggaataaatcctcctcacacGCACCCAAGAGCCACTGAAGTTCTTGTTTTACTGGAAGGCCAGcttcttgtgggtttcattgacaccaccaacaagtttttcagcaaaacgttggagaagggagatgtgtttgtgtttccaaaggcacttgtgcatttccagcagaatgtggggCATGAAAATGCGGTGGCCATAGCTGCATTGAGCAGCCAGCTTCCGGGAGCTCAGACAATCGCCAACTCTCTGTTTGCAGCGGATCCTCCTCTCCCAGATTCCGTATTGGCCAAGGCCTTCCGCATCACCCAAGAGCTTGCCGATTACATTCAGAAGAAATTTGCATAA